The following are encoded together in the Rhizoctonia solani chromosome 10, complete sequence genome:
- a CDS encoding Retrovirus-related Pol polyprotein from transposon TNT 1-94 — protein MPHSGTCLDTAESACKINANPSLKSSGIQTCCQNPNKPKLTLDTNYGGVKITVKDTAAAPTSLSSPNIPGAFTNYVTELDKYCNDSGSNYSNAYILGTSANQHNSVTNITSFCSHIPLLVSNTLSIISAPTIPTKLASELAAQEEPQILAFTPTSELAGQFGELKLTSEHFPLPTELILETFTNNNPHWVFAANLPVTSNNPTTEEALLGPDADKWKAAMEQEIATLEKQGTYNTSTLPPGRKAMGCQWVLTIKQNKEGQPIQYKAQLVVQGYSQQPGIDYGQMFAPVVCLDSIRTLTSLANQNDWDIQQLDVTLAYLHANVKEELYMHQIPYFDDRSSNILRLRQSLYSLKQAGRMWNSIKQVIHYLKGTSFLGLLYKQLETEVGFGEVGYSDANWGSNLLDRKSISGNVYLLGGAAISWSAKKQPMVALLTMEAEYMALSHACTQAIWFRQFFQELYYPADAPTLILSDNLAALTLSVELQFHGCSKHIDICHHFMRNTIEKRMISMLYVPLNENLADALTKALPAPQFNYLTNAIMGKQVFEGPKEEEAD, from the exons AGATCACCGTCAAAGACACTGCTGCCGCTCCCACCAGTTTGTCTAGCCCAAACATCCCTGGTGCATTCACTAACTATGTTACAGAACTTGACAAATACTGCAATGACTCAGGAAGCAATTACTCCAATGCATACATCCTTGGAACAAGCGCAAATCAACACAATTCAGTCACCAATATCACCTCATTTTGTTCCCACATCCCCTTGCTTGTCTCCAACACCTTGTCTATTATATCTGCCCCAACTATCCCAACCAAACTTGCCTCTGAACTGGCCGCACAGGAGGAACCACAGATCCTGGCCTTCACCCCAACCAGTGAGTTGGCTGGACAATTTGGTGAACTCAAACTTACCTCAGAACACTTCCCACTGCCAACAGAATTGATCCTGGAGACCTTCACAAACAACAACCCGCACTGGGTTTTTGCCGCCAACCTTCCAGTGACCAGCAATAACCCAACCACTGAGGAGGCATTATTGGGACCAGACGCAGACAAATGGAAGGCAGCAATGGAACAGGAGATTGCAACCTTGGAGAAACAGGGAACGTACAACACCTCAACGCTCCCACCAGGCAGGAAGGCAATGGGATGCCAATGGGTACTCACAATCAAACAAAACAAGGAGGGCCAACCCATCCAATACAAGGCGCAACTAGTTGTGCAAGGTTACAGCCAACAGCCAGGTATTGACTATGGCCAAATGTTTGCTCCAGTGGTATGTTTAGATTCTATCCGTACACTCACATCACTTGCCAATCAAAATGATTGGGACATCCAACAGCTTGACGTTACATTGGCGTACTTACATGCCAACGTCAAAGAAGAGCTTTACATGCATCAAATACCATACTTTGATGACAGATCCAGCAACATTCTGCGCCTACGCCAATCACTATACAGCCTTAAACAAGCCGGACGCATGTGGAATT CAATCAAACAAGTTATACATTACCTTAAAGGAACATCATTCCTTGGGCTATTGTATAAGCAATTGGAGACTGAAGTTGGATTTGGAGAAGTTGGCTACTCTGATGCCAATTGGGGAAGTAACTTACTTGACCGTAAGTCTATTTCCGGCAATGTATACTTATTGGGCGGAGCCGCCATTTCTTGGTCCGCTAAGAAGCAACCAATGGTTGCATTATTGACCATGGAAGCAGAGTACATGGCATTATCACATGCATGTACTCAGGCAATTTGGTTCCGTCAATTTTTCCAGGAACTATATTACCCAGCTGACGCTCCCACACTCATACTTTCAGACAACCTTGCCGCCCTAACGTTATCCGTTGAGTTGCAGTTCCACGGTTGTTCAAAGCACATCGACATTTGCCATCACTTCATGCGCAATACTATCGAGAAGCGTATGATCTCTATGCTGTATGTGCCATTGAACGAGAACCTAGCTGATGCGCTTACTAAAGCCCTACCAGCACCGCAATTTAATTACCTGACAAACGCGATTATGGGCAAACAGGTATTTGAAGGAcccaaagaggaagaagcggattAG